One Mercurialis annua linkage group LG3, ddMerAnnu1.2, whole genome shotgun sequence DNA window includes the following coding sequences:
- the LOC126675201 gene encoding F-box protein At1g55000, with the protein MGCCGDTDEEDDRVPNNLTQPLIPSDSSSDNSAESLTIISPMNSHFTALTCPDTLRLIFEKLPVADLARASCVCRVWKTVSSEDAVVKTAFMRPWKLKGIIGKPVTGGSFWRDGLRKFAISHKIGKGDTVAGLAVKYSVQVMNIKRLNNMMSDHGIHSRYRLLIPLSSPDLLINSTCYIELDAYANREVAVLYLDGEPDKSHSFMPNRRTSDYGKKKILESIKRSMQIDDGTAQYYLSVSNGDPRAAINQLSEDLRWERRAELS; encoded by the exons ATGGGCTGCTGTGGTGACACAGACGAAGAAGACGACCGAGTCCCTAACAATCTCACACAACCCCTAATCCCATCCGATTCATCATCCGACAACTCGGCCGAGTCACTCACCATTATTTCCCCAATGAATTCTCACTTCACGGCGCTCACGTGTCCGGACACCCTCCGTTTAATCTTCGAGAAGCTGCCGGTTGCTGACCTGGCGAGAGCCAGCTGCGTTTGCAGGGTGTGGAAAACGGTGTCGTCTGAGGATGCAGTAGTGAAAACTGCGTTTATGAGGCCGTGGAAATTGAAGGGTATAATTGGAAAACCGGTGACCGGAGGTAGTTTTTGGAGAGATGGGTTACGGAAATTTGCTATTTCTCATAAGATTGGTAAAGGTGATACTGTTGCCGGTCTTGCTGTTAAATATTCTGTTCAg GTAATGAACATAAAACGATTGAATAACATGATGAGCGACCATGGTATTCATTCAAGGTATAGGTTATTAATCCCTCTAAGCAGTCCAGACCTTCTCATAAACAGCACATGCTACATCGAGCTGGATGCATATGCAAACAGGGAAGTGGCGGTGTTGTATCTAGACGGCGAGCCTGATAAATCGCATAGCTTTATGCCAAATCGGAGAACCTCTGACTACGGCAAGAAAAAGATACTTGAGTCTATAAAGAGAAGCATGCAAATCGATGATGGTACTGCTCAATACTATTTGTCTGTATCAAATGGCGACCCGCGAGCTGCAATCAACCAGTTGTCTGAAGACCTTAGATGGGAGAGGCGGGCGGAGTTGAGCTAG
- the LOC126674572 gene encoding protein AUXIN RESPONSE 4, with amino-acid sequence MAIITEEQEPDQNLRNRKPKKQQTSPQSKPNKSEITTQAQAQAQTQTQTQTQTNPFVFWFYLTLTVSLVTLLTITLSSLTSSSSDPKSFFLSLSPPLRHHYSQGRTIKAHLAKNQPPTEIFTVESGKLGSLSEKVVIVHGFGLSSFSYKKVLSFLNSNGVHGVGFDLPGNGFSDKFIDVLVERGNGVLERFFDAYNLIREKGVFWAFDNMVETGEVPYEKIMSHYSSLKTVAKPIVLGSDEMGRVLGEVIETMGLAPVHLVLHDSSFGMVANWVLENLELVRSVTIVDAGSKPALPLWVLEMPVVREIVLGSNFAYRRLVEVCCSKGVGGLDLEANRMVLKGRDGRRAVVGSGQKLNSSFSVVEWGGLDGVKGLPIQVIWSNSWSKEWNDEGRKIAEALPHAKFVWHSGGRWSQEDAADEVADNIVKFVSSLPKSVRKVEEEPIQEHIQKMFDVTKEGGDNHHHHHHGHGDHDHHHGHAHIYAPGYMNSFGLDHGWGT; translated from the exons ATGGCAATAATCACAGAAGAACAAGAACCAGACCAAAACCTAAGAAACAGAAAACCAAAAAAACAACAAACTTCACCACAATCAAAACCCAACAAATCAGAAATTACTACACAAGCTCAAGCTCAAGCTCAAACTCAAACTCAAACTCAAACTCAAACCAACCCATTTGTTTTCTGGTTCTACTTAACACTTACAGTCTCACTAGTCACACTCCTAACCATCACTCTCTCTTCACTAACTTCATCATCATCAGACCCTAAATCCTTTTTCCTCTCACTTTCACCTCCATTACGCCACCATTACTCCCAAGGCCGTACAATCAAAGCCCACCTAGCTAAAAATCAACCACCCACTGAGATTTTCACTGTGGAGAGTGGAAAGTTAGGTTCTTTGTCTGAGAAAGTTGTGATTGTTCATGGGTTTGGTCTTAGTTCATTTTCTTACAAGAAAGTTTTAAGCTTTTTGAATTCTAATGGGGTTCATGGGGTTGGGTTTGATTTGCCTGGAAATGGCTTTTCTGATAAATTTATTGATGTTCTTGTAGAGAGAGGAAATGGTGTTCTTGAGAGGTTTTTTGATGCTTATAATTTGATTAGAGAGAAGGGTGTTTTTTGGGCTTTTGATAACATGGTTGAGACTGGTGAGGTTCCTTATGAAAAGATTATGTCTCATTATAGTAGTTTGAAGACTGTTGCTAAGCCTATTGTGTTAGGGAGTGACGAAATGGGGAGGGTTTTAGGGGAGGTTATAGAGACAATGGGGTTAGCTCCTGTGCATTTGGTTTTGCATGATTCGAGTTTCGGGATGGTGGCGAATTGGGTCTTGGAGAATTTGGAGTTGGTTAGGAGTGTTACTATTGTTGATGCTGGGTCGAAGCCGGCTTTGCCTTTGTGGGTTCTGGAAATGCCTGTAGTTAGAGAGATTGTTTTAGGGTCGAATTTTGCGTATCGGAGGTTGGTTGAGGTGTGTTGTTCGAAGGGGGTTGGTGGTTTGGATTTGGAGGCGAATAGAATGGTTTTGAAAGGTAGAGATGGGAGGAGAGCTGTTGTGGGTTCAGGACAGAAGTTGAATTCTAGCTTTAGTGTGGTAGAATGGGGTGGTTTGGATGGTGTAAAGGGATTGCCTATTCAGGTGATTTGGTCTAATAGTTGGTCGAAAGAGTGGAATGACGAGGGGCGTAAGATAGCTGAGGCGCTTCCACATGCCAAATTTGTTTGGCACTCCGGTGGACGGTGGTCTCAG GAAGATGCTGCAGATGAAGTAGCTGACAATATCGTCAAGTTTGTATCCTCTTTACCGAAGTCAGTCAGGAAAGTCGAAGAAGAACCAATACAAGAGCACATCCAAAAAATGTTCGACGTAACAAAAGAGGGCGGCGataaccatcatcatcatcaccatgGTCACGGTGACCATGATCACCATCACGGTCATGCTCATATCTATGCACCAGGCTACATGAACTCGTTCGGCCTTGACCATGGATGGGGCACTTGA